The window TTAAGATATCAGGCACACagagctttggggttttttaatgtaatgcAGGTTTTGAAGCTGGAAGTCACTCGCCCAGCTGGCTCTGGccaattttaactttttttaatgcaactgAAATGGTGACCTTATGCATAATATAAAGATGCCACAAAGAAATGATGTAAGCCTTGCAAGATTCAGCAGGTAGAAGAACAGTTACTACAAAATTTATCCTGCAGTTAGAGACCACACCTggaaacctgttttttttttttaaagaaagagtaAAATCTAAGGTCAGCAATAGAGAATTAAGCCTAGTCTGCATTCTTTCTGAGGTGTACAGGAGAAAGCTGCAAAAACAGGGTTAAAGTTGGTATCAGTCAAGCTATTATTGAATCTCAAGTTGATGCCAACCATTTTCCCATAATCCTGAAGTAAACTTTGCTAAAGGGATTCAGGAGCCTGAGATACTGTGACTGCAAAATAGGAAAGCCAGAACAGCTTTGCTTCGCTTCTCTTCAAAtacaacaacaaacaacaaaaccagcaaaaaacaaaaaagagaattgTTTCTAATATATGAATTTATTCTTCTGTATTATGAGTCTCTCCTCTTTTTTGATGCTTGCTCACTTCTACCCTCCTGTAGGAGCAGGGTTTGAAGTAGACACAATCAGCAGTGGttgtgctgtggaaaaaatgcTGCTAAGGGTAATGATGAATGAGAGCAGCGCGGAGTCACAGAGCCTGCTCAGTCTGGCCAAAAGCACCATGGGGACCTGCCGAATTTGGAAAACGCTGCCTTCACAAACAAACCAGGTGATGCCAGAAAGACGCAACTGTTGGTCTCGCAGTAGGAAGGATTTGGTCTTTTTTGTATAACCATCTGTTGGTGAATGATGGATCAGCTGTAGCGATCCATCGCCCTTAGAGTTTGGGGAAAAGTGTGCAAACAGAGAAAACGTTTCCATAAGATGGGTGAAAAGACCTGAAAGTGAACTTGgggatttttatatttatatacatttagaGCTGGAGAAAATAGCTTCTACCTGAGAGGCCAGTGATATCCATCTTTGGCAAATGTCTGGCTTTCAGCACCACAACAGTCATTCTCTGCGCCACAGGCTGGTAAGACAACGAGACTTGCAGTTCCCCTCTGCTAatgcatttctgtgaaaaagaaacagaacttaTTAGGACAAGATGGTCTTGTAAATAGGGGTGACTGCTGGAGGTCACCAGaatttcctttccctgccctaAATGCCTAAAAAGTTGGAAAATTAGATGCAGGCCATTTCAAGTGCCTCAGGGAGATGGAGCCTCTGGGAGAAGGAGCGAGCGAGCAGCCTAACGGGAATCCTCCTGCGCTGTTCACCACACGCCTGCTGAGCACAGTAAGTGTCCCTACAGCCTCTCCCCTTGAATTCTGTGTTTCCCTGATGGCAAACCTGGTGGCCACCTTCTGCGAGAAGAGCGGCTCTGGCTGCCTTTTGAGGTCTGCTGCTAGAGGCATGTGTGGTTTTTTAGGACCTTAAGTTTCATTGACTTTTGCTGGAGCTTCGATGGCTGAGCTCCTCAAATTCCTTAGGTATGCTTTGACAGTTTCACCATCGGTTTAGTCTTCGAAGGTACAGGATGAAGATAAACGAAGATAAAACCAGGTCTAATTGGTTAATCTTGCTGTACATCCTTTCGAAGAGTAATATAATATTAGGATAATTAGGTTTGGTTTCCAGATGGCGTTCGTTAACTTTCATTGAGATGGCACTAATTTAGATTAAGTTTATTTGCTATCAAGGCAAACAGTGTTAGGGACGGGTATAAAATTGTGCGGTGTCAGTAATGCACTGATAGCAGAGCTGTTGCAACGACTGCCTGCTGCAAGTTCTGACCGGTGGCACCtcaccctcctcctgcccccatcAGCGTCTGGTGCTGTTAACTCTGCAGAGCAAAggaggggtgtgggggtgtcCCCCCAAATTCTTCTCACTTCAAACTGGTGCAGCACCAGTAAAGTAAATGTTGCACTAAATGCCCTGGTGGTCACCCAAGAGGTGATGCTGCCCTTTCCACTGCTGTCCTTCAGCTTGGCAGGGAAAAAATGTGCATGGAAACCtaaatcacagaaaacattcattataattttagtggtttctttttatttgagcAGTTCCTGTGTGTTTAATTTTAAGACAAGTTTTCCAAATGCATGGAACAAAGCCTACTGTGCTCATGCAAAGGTTTGGGAGGAGAGTTAATATATGAGCAAGTTCCTGGCCCTGGAGGAGAAATATTGAGAGCTTTGGCTCCATGGATACACCAGAATACAACGGCCAGAGAGAGtattgggggtggggtgtggatGTTGTTGGAGTTTTGGGGGTTCTTTTGGCCTGAAGGAATTTAATGCAGTTACTTCAAAGTAATTTGCATTGTTAGATTGTCTGTTAGAAACTATTGGGAATGTTCAGTAGGATGGGACGTGCAGCTTTGCTGGCCTGGATCCGTGCAATAATTTACTGGGTTTTAAATGCAATTCTGCATTCCGGCTTTTGAAACTTCCTGACACTGAGAACTTTGTTCAGTATCAGCTATTTTGACATTGTGGAACTATGCAGATTTTCAGGAATGCACACCTGACACTAAGGTAAAGCTGGTTTTGATTACTAATAAATGTTCAGTAATTTGCATCCTTgattaaatctatttttatgtAGCATAAgctttttcctctatttttaatctcttaCTTCTAAGGGATATGGACAATGCACTGAAAACTGTTAGAACCTAAACCAGTCACTTGTTTTATCATAATGTAAAGCATCCCAAGAAtctaagaaaagcaaagtaatcACCAGAACTCTAGTTCTGTTGGGAttctttcagtttgttttggGTTGCTGACATAAAGCCTCCtttaaagaactttaaaaaaaagaagttaaatgcCCCACATAGtagaaaaaaacttttcaagTAAAGTATCGTCTCCCTAGGACACAATGAAGTACTTTACCGAGCCCAGCAACAATTTCCAACACGTTAAGGCAATAAATGAGCCcaaatgccattttctgttgAACCTGGAGGATGGGGTAGCAAAAATGaactaaggaagaaaataaaaatcttaattaGCGCCTCATCCTCCTACTTGAGCATAGTGATTTTGCTGAGGACAGAAGACATCTTCCCCAATGTAAACCTTAGTATCTTACATGGATTGCTCATCTTTCTAACTTACAGCAGCAGACACTAAGAATCGGATTCATTTCACCTAAATTTTAGTTGTCTGCATTTGACAAAACCATCTTAGACACACTTTGTTCTCAAGTGAGAAAAAACCAGAATCATCTAGCGTGGCATTCATCTGAGCCGATTTAGATATTGGCTCCAGGACAAGGGGAATCACGTCAGACTGTTGACCGTGGTGATGTACTCCCACTTTCGGCTTACAGTAACAAATTCAGGTGTAGATATTACAAGGAGAGGTGTCTAAAATGGTCAGAGCAGACAAATCTTCCTTTCTAAGTGAGGTTTGTCTTTGCAGAACTGATTATGTTGTTTCTCAGAATCCATATATGCTTATGGACGCTCTGTATTCGGAGCACCCTTATCTCTAGCTCTCCCCCGACCGTCAATGCTCACGAAGGCCGGGCGCCAGTGAATGTCCCGTTACCACATGGCTCTTTTCCTTGGAGGTGGGAaccttgccttttttcttgGCATCGTCAGTTACAGCATTCATAATTTCTATGCCTAAATAGCAGCTATGCCTTATCAAATCACCATAACCAGACAGCAAAGAACGGGCTAACTTAAAAAGGAGAGCCATACAACACCAATAACAATAATCTGTGGAAAAATGGGGCTTGTGGCTAAGGATTTGCAGCGTTCCTGCTCATTAGACCACGGAAGCTCCCGGAACAAATACAATGCAAGGAGTCTTGGGTCACACTACCTGAAGTGACTTACTTGTATGTTCCTTTTGAGGATCTCCCTGGTCAGCTGAACCTTCCCAGTGCTTGGATCCACCCCTGCAAGGGGCACCATGACCTCTCCAATAACATCATCTCGAGAGAAGCGATCAAAGCTCAACACGAGGAAGTGAAGCACCAAATCCTGGAGCTGGCTGTACGGGATCCCATAGAAGGTGAAGGTTTCATCAAAGACTGGGTCTAGCGTCTTGCGAAGCACACGAGTCTTCACTCGATGCCTTTTATCTGGAAGAATTGTCATCTTGATATAAGGGTCAGAGCTCTGAGTGTGCTCATCCATCACTGGCAGCCCATGAGCCTCCTGAATGGTAACTACCAGCGCTTTTTTAGGGAAGTTGTAGTCCACTGAGAAAGTCAGTTCACCCAACATGACGTCGTCCCCTGGAGAAGATGGGGAGGAGGTTTTACTTCCTCCTGGAGTGAGGCTTTGATCTGGACTTAGTTCATCTCCATAATCTACTTTTATTGGGAGCTGGTCGACATGGGGGGCTGTGTTTGGCCCATCTGGAGCCTTATCGGAGCCTATTAAACCAGATTCAGCAGCATCCACCAAGAGGTTTCCCCTTCCAGTCTCCTTAGGAGTGCCATTCTTGTCTCTCCGGATTcggttaattttcttcttgttacTCAAGGTCTCCGGATAGATACTGATGCCTTTCAACATGTGAATGAATTTATACGGTggggttttgtgctttttttctgcttgctggTGACAGCATGTCCAGACAAAAACTGTTACTGAGACAGAAACCACAAGGACAGTAGCACCAATGAGGCCTGCCACAACTGGAGACACATCTGCAGAGAAGACAAGGCAGTCAGGAACGTGCTTGTACCTTCACGGTGGCCGTGCCCCCACAGGGCCAAGCACATCTGGATGAACATCTATATGGTACTATTACGTTGTTCTTAATTCAATAATCCTGGTATCAAAGCTTCCCCCGAATAAAAAACATCACTTCCTTTAATCTACGTTTTCCTACGTGGGAACGATTTGACACTACCAGTGCGTGCTTGACCTCTGCTTCGTGTGCCAAGAATTTCAAACGGTTGATTGCCTTACCTACCCAAATCAAGCTCCCCCATCACCAGCACCTCCACAGAAATATTACACAATTCTATTTTAACAACAGGAAGGGAGTAATAAATATGGACATAACACTGGATCTGGAGTTAGCCGTTactaacaattttttaaaaataactttggcCTGGAATGGTCGATTGCTTTGTCCCAGCCCCTCACGACAGATACGGGGCCAATGGGAtacacagaaaagacagagggGTGTCATTTGGAGAgatgacaattatttttttctggtggtgGGGTGAACATAGCCCCCCAGGTGTCCAAGGGAAAGAAGGGCAGACAACAATCTGTATCACACTGGTGGGCTGCTTCTCCCCCTGTGATCATCCTGACCattcccacagcctcctctggAAAAGGATGCTGAGGACTAATGAAAGGCTCATGTGggtccctctctgcctctcacccAAAACCTAAGGTTGCTCTCTGTaactgtttctctgctttttcatcCCAGTATTGATATTGATGTTCTTACAGGTTGTAATGAACTGGGAGATACTGACAGACATCTGTCGACCCCACAGTTACCACCAAGACTCCTTTTCATGTCAAAATCCAATGTCCAAAAACAATGGACAGAAAATCCTGTATTTGGATTTAGGGATTGTTATTTTCTAGAGCTTATGTTGACTGTGTTCTTCAGTTATGACAAGCTAGAATAAAAAAGCACCATGTTCATTTTTAGTAACCATACTAGTTATTTTCCATGTGTAACAGTTGGCTGTGGAGAAGCCTTACCAAGACACAGAATGAAAACAGTAGTGTTGAGCTCCCAATGTATTATACCAATATACTTGGGGAATTTTAGTCAtgggccaccaagatgattaAAAAGTTGGGGTAGGTGGAGGATGGAGAATGGAGAGCACACAGAAGATGAGGAGAGCCCAAAAGAGCAGGGGCTGTTCAGTcttaaaagggaaggaaaagggggagaTCTTTTTGCTGTCTTCAGCTTCTTAGTGGGACGTTAcagggaaggcagagccagGTTCTTCATAGAATAAAATCATAGACTTGTTTacgttggaaaagacctttaagatcaagtccaaccatcaacctaatgctgccaagtccaccactaaaccacgtccccaagcaccatgtctacatgtcttttaaatgctCCCAGGGttggtgactcccccacctctctgggcagcctgtgccagggcctgacccctctggcagggaagacaatttccctcacatccaacctaaacctcccctggcgcagcttgaggccgttccctctcgccccgtcactggtgacttgggagcagagaccaacccccccctcactccagcccctctcaggcagctgcagagagcgagaagggctcccctcagccccctcttctccaggctaaacccccccagccccctcagccgccccccagcacacttgtgctccagaccctgccccagccccgctgcccttctctggacacgctccagcccctcaaggcccttcttgtcccgaggggcccaaacctgagcccagcactcgaggtggggcctccccagggccgagcacaggggcacgatcgtTTCCCtactattgctgatacaagccaggatgctgttggccttcttagGACTTATTATTGTATTACTCATTTAATTGTcattaaagcaatttttcttttttggaagcaagcaaacaaaaaagccctctAGTCTTATGTCTCTTTCTATACAAATTGTACCAACTGCTTCCGTAGTAAAAGGGAAACCCCAAAATCAGTGCTGTGACAATCAGCAATAGCTAAATGGAACAGCTAGTACAGAAGGTAAGCCTGTCTGATTTTCATATCTTCATTCTGTACCATAAAGGGGAGAAAATAGTCTTCCAACTTCATACTTGAAGTATAGAGAGGAccttaattttgtattttctctgttctttccaCATTATTATTTACTGACATTAACAGGCAAGAGGACAAGACTGACAGGCTATAATCTAAATATCTGATAGGCTCAGGGAAAACTGTGATTTTCAAGAGAATACGtctcctttttttcaaaaataacaaaaccactTGTGGACAGACAGAATTCTTCCCAAACTGAAGCTGGAAGTATTTTGCGATGGTGACCCACTCCACAGCTAAACCTCTCTCAGGCCCTACTGCAAGTATAGCCTTGGATTGAATTAACTAAAGCAAGAAGAATtcataataataacaaaagacccccccaaacccaacTCTGTTATTCAATGTTCCCTCTTTGAAATGAAGCAAGTGGTCTTTAACAGCTAATCTGAACACAACTCAGCCATATACAGATATTAACAGCCTCAGTGGATATGcaaaaaaggacaaatgctGAAACTCCTTTCTTATTCTGATCTcattttttggtgtgtgttttgcTTCTATTGTGTCTTCACCGAATCAGCTCCTGTACCTTCATTTCCTGCAGATCTGATGGACAATTTTAGAAGAAGCAACCAGCAGTCACACTACA of the Phalacrocorax aristotelis chromosome 25, bGulAri2.1, whole genome shotgun sequence genome contains:
- the SYT11 gene encoding synaptotagmin-11 isoform X1, giving the protein MAEITSVHPGFDVSPVVAGLIGATVLVVSVSVTVFVWTCCHQQAEKKHKTPPYKFIHMLKGISIYPETLSNKKKINRIRRDKNGTPKETGRGNLLVDAAESGLIGSDKAPDGPNTAPHVDQLPIKVDYGDELSPDQSLTPGGSKTSSPSSPGDDVMLGELTFSVDYNFPKKALVVTIQEAHGLPVMDEHTQSSDPYIKMTILPDKRHRVKTRVLRKTLDPVFDETFTFYGIPYSQLQDLVLHFLVLSFDRFSRDDVIGEVMVPLAGVDPSTGKVQLTREILKRNIQKCISRGELQVSLSYQPVAQRMTVVVLKARHLPKMDITGLSGNPYVKVNVYYGRKRIAKKKTHVKKCTLNPVFNESFIYDIPVDLLPDISIEFLVIDFDRTTKNEVVGRLILGAHSITAGGVEHWREVCENPRKPVAKWHSLSEY
- the SYT11 gene encoding synaptotagmin-11 isoform X2 yields the protein MAEITSVHPGFDVSPVVAGLIGATVLVVSVSVTVFVWTCCHQQAEKKHKTPPYKFIHMLKGISIYPETLSNKKKINRIRRDKNGTPKETGRGNLLVDAAESGLIGSDKAPDGPNTAPHVDQLPIKVDYGDELSPDQSLTPGGSKTSSPSSPGDDVMLGELTFSVDYNFPKKALVVTIQEAHGLPVMDEHTQSSDPYIKMTILPDKRHRVKTRVLRKTLDPVFDETFTFYGIPYSQLQDLVLHFLVLSFDRFSRDDVIGEVMVPLAGVDPSTGKVQLTREILKRNIQKCISRGELQVSLSYQPVAQRMTVVVLKARHLPKMDITGLSDPYVKVNVYYGRKRIAKKKTHVKKCTLNPVFNESFIYDIPVDLLPDISIEFLVIDFDRTTKNEVVGRLILGAHSITAGGVEHWREVCENPRKPVAKWHSLSEY